The Brasilonema sennae CENA114 genome includes a region encoding these proteins:
- a CDS encoding SagB/ThcOx family dehydrogenase, giving the protein MPELRQSIAQHYHERTKYDPQTIASKSKGLNWSKQPVPFKEYKIGSTFDLRPYIQEKAEAFVDKPDAQWWHRLSRLLFCSYGLTAKMPSMGNTVYLRAAPSAGGLYPAEMYVVSRGTALLPPGVYNYQCRTHSLIACWESDAWQKLQEACLWHPTLQKTQLGIIITAVFYRSAWRYEDRAYRRIFLDTGHLLGNIELAGAMTQYRPHLIGGFVDEAVNELLYIDSQQEGAIAVIPLADLLDIKQNILTGPTALPSATETNYPDIPDGKLLKYFHDCTQIPPGTTGKLTSPEVKQEKSLEDKYNFPFCEKISTVSQPIQWGEKLDGLEVTILKRRSTRAYSGDDLTFDELKALLDFSYQPQHYVDQGFDHSTDYFDLNLIETFIAVSGVEGVEAGCYYYAPKAQQLRQIRFKNFRKELHFLCLGQELGRDAAAVVFHTADLKSAVAQYGDRVYRYLHMDAGHLGQRLNLAAIRLGLGVSGIGGFFDDKVNEVLGIPADEVVLYMTTLGRPR; this is encoded by the coding sequence ATGCCAGAACTACGTCAATCAATCGCTCAGCACTACCACGAACGAACTAAGTACGACCCGCAGACTATCGCCTCAAAGAGTAAGGGCTTAAACTGGTCTAAGCAACCAGTGCCGTTCAAAGAGTACAAAATTGGCTCTACTTTTGACCTCAGGCCCTACATCCAAGAGAAAGCAGAAGCTTTTGTTGACAAGCCTGATGCACAATGGTGGCATAGGTTGTCGCGGCTGCTGTTTTGCAGCTACGGATTGACAGCAAAAATGCCTTCTATGGGAAATACGGTATATTTGAGGGCTGCACCCAGTGCGGGTGGTTTGTATCCTGCGGAGATGTATGTTGTTTCTCGTGGCACTGCGTTGTTGCCGCCGGGAGTGTACAATTACCAGTGTCGAACTCACTCTTTGATCGCTTGTTGGGAAAGTGATGCTTGGCAAAAGCTGCAAGAAGCTTGTTTATGGCATCCGACTTTGCAAAAGACGCAGTTAGGAATTATTATTACTGCAGTTTTCTATCGTTCAGCTTGGCGATATGAAGATAGAGCTTACCGAAGAATTTTTTTGGATACAGGACACTTGTTAGGTAATATCGAGTTAGCTGGCGCTATGACTCAATATCGCCCTCACCTGATTGGTGGCTTTGTAGATGAAGCGGTGAATGAATTGCTCTACATCGATTCTCAACAGGAAGGTGCGATCGCCGTGATCCCCCTAGCAGACTTGCTGGATATCAAGCAAAACATACTCACAGGACCAACAGCTTTACCCTCTGCGACAGAAACGAACTATCCTGATATTCCCGATGGTAAACTCCTGAAATATTTTCATGACTGCACGCAAATTCCACCAGGAACAACCGGTAAACTCACTTCACCTGAAGTCAAACAAGAAAAATCTTTAGAGGATAAATATAACTTCCCTTTCTGTGAAAAAATCTCTACAGTTAGCCAACCTATCCAATGGGGAGAAAAACTCGATGGATTAGAAGTGACCATTCTCAAACGGCGTTCTACCCGTGCTTACAGTGGTGATGATTTAACATTTGATGAACTAAAAGCTTTACTCGATTTTTCTTACCAACCTCAACATTATGTTGACCAAGGTTTTGATCATTCGACTGATTACTTTGACCTAAATTTAATAGAAACATTTATTGCTGTTTCTGGGGTAGAAGGTGTTGAGGCAGGGTGTTACTATTATGCGCCCAAAGCACAACAATTGCGACAAATTCGTTTTAAAAACTTCAGAAAAGAGTTACACTTCCTTTGTTTGGGACAAGAGTTAGGACGGGATGCAGCAGCAGTCGTTTTTCATACAGCTGATTTAAAATCAGCAGTCGCTCAGTATGGCGATCGCGTTTACCGTTATCTGCACATGGATGCTGGTCATTTGGGACAAAGGCTAAATCTAGCTGCTATTCGCCTTGGTTTGGGTGTTAGTGGTATTGGTGGTTTCTTTGATGACAAAGTGAATGAAGTACTTGGTATTCCTGCGGATGAAGTCGTGTTATACATGACTACGTTAGGAAGACCGAGGTAA